The Streptococcus parasanguinis genomic sequence AAGATGTTCTTAACAGTGAATTCACCATTAGCATCTGACTCAAACTCACCAATGATATCTTGGTTAGTTGCACGGATAACTTGGAATTTCGCACCTTTAAGTGGAGCACCGTTTTCGTCTACTTTTTTCACTTTAATGCTAAATTCGTAACCGATACCTTCACCACCAGCGATTTGAATATCTACTTTACTTTTTGAGTCGTAAGGTTTTTTGTTGTCACCTGCGATAGTCGCTGTATTCTTAATTTGTTCGCCGTCAACAGTTTCATAGTTAGCAACTGCTTCATATTCTACTGCAAAGTGATCGTTAGCAGAAATATTACCAAAGTCAATAGAGAATGACTTATCTGTTGCATTTACTGTATAGTTAGCAGTAACGTCTTGTTTATTTGTAAGCGTCCATTTACCACCACTGTATTCCCAAGTACCTTTGAAGATTTTGAAACTATCCTTTTTGTAGGTAACCCCTGCTGATGTTATTGAATCTGAAAGGACTGCATTGTTGATTGCTTCGTTAGTTCTGTTTACAGAGATACGGAATCCAAGGTTTTTGTGATCTCCATTATCCCAACCAGATTTGATGATTGTGTAACGTTTACCTTCACCAACTGTTGTACTTGTTACTTTACCGTTGAATTTTACATTACCGTTAACAGAAACCTTAACAGGAACTTCACCATCATTTGGGAATTTATCTTTGTTAACACCAGCATAGAAGAAGAATGAACCTGAAACGTCATTTTTCGTTTGAGCGAAATCTGTGAATGTCAAGACAATCTTACCAGTTTTTGCATCAACTTTTGCATCGGCAATCTTTTTACCAGTGATTGTATCGTTGATTTCAAAATCCTGAGACTTGATATCGATTGGTCCATCGATAGTGACTTCAGTTGTATCCCCTGCTTTAACATTTTTTCCTTCTAAAGCAAATTTTGCATTCAGACGGAAAGTGTCATAACGACCTAGACCGGTTGCTAATTCTTCACCTTTGCTATTTTGGATCTTGATCTCCGTGATGACATCGACTTTTTTAGACGTTTCCGCCTGTACAGTTTTAGAAAAAAGTGTCAATGACACAATCAATAGCGAACAAACTATTGACAAATAAACTGCTAACTTTTTCATTTTTTCTCCCTTTCTAGGCTGATTTTTTATAAATCAACGCATATAATATAGCAAAACATAGTGAGAAAGTCAAGATTATTGAACAAAAAAACCATCTTTTGTATATTTAAGGGCTATTTGGCTTCTGAATTTTTCTAAGTAACTCTTCCTCTTTCAAACAGTTATTTTTCCAAAATCAACACATCTTTTGTAGATAAGTTGCTTTCTTTATACCCTGATTCTTTATAGAGATTTAGAGTGGCTGTTTCAGAATAGCCTTTTTTCTCCTCTTGCATTTCCCTTGGAACTACCACTATGTCAATCTTAGAATCAAGCTTTTTGTCATTATGGTAGAAAATAT encodes the following:
- a CDS encoding Ig-like domain-containing protein, which codes for MKKLAVYLSIVCSLLIVSLTLFSKTVQAETSKKVDVITEIKIQNSKGEELATGLGRYDTFRLNAKFALEGKNVKAGDTTEVTIDGPIDIKSQDFEINDTITGKKIADAKVDAKTGKIVLTFTDFAQTKNDVSGSFFFYAGVNKDKFPNDGEVPVKVSVNGNVKFNGKVTSTTVGEGKRYTIIKSGWDNGDHKNLGFRISVNRTNEAINNAVLSDSITSAGVTYKKDSFKIFKGTWEYSGGKWTLTNKQDVTANYTVNATDKSFSIDFGNISANDHFAVEYEAVANYETVDGEQIKNTATIAGDNKKPYDSKSKVDIQIAGGEGIGYEFSIKVKKVDENGAPLKGAKFQVIRATNQDIIGEFESDANGEFTVKNILRDKYIIKEVKAPEGYELAADTVVEAGEFKTPKSPVAKNIVDQKTTTTTTTTTTTTTTTTTTTTAEPTTTTTTTAEPTTTTTTTAEPTTTTTTTAEPTTTTTTTTAEPTTTTTTTAEPTTTTTTTAEPTTTTTTTAEPTTTTTTTTEEPTTTTTTTTEEPTTTTTTTTEEPTTTSTTTTEEPTTTTTTTTEEPTTTSTTTTEEPTTTSTTTTEEPTTTSTTTTAEPTTTSTTTTAEPTTTTTTTAEPTPTTTTTTTPEKPVTPGSEGSTTTTTTGKPGPKGGNNGGGRKALLPNTGEVAATGFVFSGAFVLAGAVVLKRKLSIK